The following DNA comes from Tunturibacter psychrotolerans.
CGGAGTTCCTCCAGCACACCGCCGAAAACCACGTCCCGGTCGACTTCGTCTCAACCCATGGCTACGCCGACGACACAGTCCACAACATGTTCGGCACTAACGAAGACATCGCCATGGACGACCGCGTAGGCCGAGCAGTCGCAAAAGTCCGCGACGAAATCAACCACTCCCCCATGCGTCATCTCCCACTCTTCTGGACCGAGTGGAACGTTCCCGGCATGATGGAAGCACGCGACACCATCTACGTCGGCCCGGCGCTGGCCAATACCGTACGTGAGTGCGACGGCAACGTAAACATGCTCTCCTTCTGGACCTTCTCCGACGTCTTCGAAGAAGGCGGTCCCACCAGCACTCCTTTCCGCGGAGACTTCGGTCTCCGCGCCTTCGATGGCATCAACAAACCCAGCTACTACGCCTACGGCCTACTACACCAACTTGGCGATCAACGCCTTGCCAACTCCTCCAACAATGTCCTCGTCACCAGAATGGCCAACGCAAACCTCGCTATCGCCGCCTGGAATCTGGTAGATCCCGATAAGCACGGAGCATCTCATGAACTAGACCTTCACCTGACCGGTGTCCCACAAGACGCGAAGGTAGAGATTCAACGAGTCGACGACACCCACGGAAATGTACTGCCACAATGGGCCTCCATGGGCAAGCCCAAAAACCCGACTCCCGCACAGGCCGAGCAACTAAATCGGGAGACTGCACTCCCCGCTCCAGACCAGACCGCGCTTCGCAACGGAACACTCCACATTAATCTCACTCAGAATGCCCTGGTCCTGATCCAGATCGAAAACTCAAAGCATTGAAAAGCTGAGAGGTTTGGAATTTGTCGATAAGAAGTAAAAAGTTTCTGATGACAGAAGAATCAACCCAAATTTATGCATCATAAAGCAGAACAGCAAAGAAGTAGTCAGGTTATGGCAGAATCGCTTCTCTACTGCTAACCCTATTTCAAAGGATCAAGGTAGAATCGCAGCAGACGAGAGGGTTCTTGAAACTAACACCCATCACGAACGGGCCCGTTGAAAGAACATACTCCCCTGCGTCTCAAACCTGCGTTCTGCTAGGTCGAGTCCTCATATTTCTCACTGCAATTCTTGTTGCCGTTATGCCTATAACGGAGTACCTCTGGAGCTTTGACAAGTTTCTCCGCGGGGGACAGGACTGCGAGTTCGGCCTTCTGGCTCTTGCCGCGATCTTCTGTCTCATCCTCCTGCTCTCACATCAGCGCAGAGAAGTTCTTAGCCTTCTGCTCTCGCTTCGACACGCGCTGTCTTCCCTCTTTAAACCAGTCGAGCCAGCCTCGACATTAGTGTCCCATTTGATCGCGGCGATGCGATCCTGTCTGCTTCCTGAAACCTCTCTTCTCATCGCCAACCTCCCCCTCCAAAT
Coding sequences within:
- a CDS encoding GH39 family glycosyl hydrolase produces the protein MTSRRSRFLLLSLILFCITCPSFSQSQPATSEVVTIDAHAATTPFPHFWEQMFGSGRAILTLREAYREDLRAVKKVADFRYVRFHAILHDEVGVYNEDEHGNPVYNFAYVDSIYDGLLKNGVRPFVEISFMPKKLAFNPDALHPFWYKQNVSPPKSMERWDDLIQHFAQHLVDRYGIDEVAQWYFEVWNEPNIDFWNGIPRQESYFDLYDHTARALKSVSPRLRVGGPSTAAAQWVPEFLQHTAENHVPVDFVSTHGYADDTVHNMFGTNEDIAMDDRVGRAVAKVRDEINHSPMRHLPLFWTEWNVPGMMEARDTIYVGPALANTVRECDGNVNMLSFWTFSDVFEEGGPTSTPFRGDFGLRAFDGINKPSYYAYGLLHQLGDQRLANSSNNVLVTRMANANLAIAAWNLVDPDKHGASHELDLHLTGVPQDAKVEIQRVDDTHGNVLPQWASMGKPKNPTPAQAEQLNRETALPAPDQTALRNGTLHINLTQNALVLIQIENSKH